In Bradyrhizobium guangxiense, the following are encoded in one genomic region:
- a CDS encoding DMT family transporter gives MGEWLGVAIALVSSCIGGAAAAITRYLVGGADPILLAILRWGIGFLCLLPCALMLGVRWPQRPDWPAVAGLGICFFSLFFILYNIAVSYTTAARASLALATLPLHTMVVGALLGVERLTARKMMGVGIAVLGVAAALAAGLAQSPPGAWRGELIMTGAVFCMAFYNVLSRPLMKRSSALGFLTVGMGAGAVVLVPAGLLKGSFASLEQFTTGQWIAGIYLGVGGGALAFILWVMALARATPTRIANTMTVNPIAAALLAALLVNEPITLNLLAGLVAVFAGVWIATSEAKTA, from the coding sequence GTGGGGGAGTGGCTAGGCGTTGCGATTGCGCTTGTCTCGAGCTGCATCGGCGGGGCGGCTGCGGCGATCACCCGCTATCTGGTCGGCGGCGCCGATCCGATCCTGCTGGCGATCCTGCGCTGGGGGATCGGCTTTCTCTGCCTGTTGCCATGCGCTCTGATGCTCGGCGTACGCTGGCCGCAGCGGCCGGACTGGCCGGCCGTGGCGGGGCTCGGCATCTGCTTCTTCAGCCTGTTCTTCATCCTCTACAACATCGCGGTGTCCTACACGACCGCGGCACGGGCCAGTCTCGCGCTGGCAACATTGCCGCTGCACACCATGGTGGTCGGTGCGCTGCTCGGCGTCGAGCGTCTCACCGCACGCAAGATGATGGGTGTCGGCATCGCGGTGCTCGGCGTGGCGGCGGCGCTGGCCGCGGGACTCGCGCAAAGCCCACCGGGAGCCTGGCGCGGCGAGTTGATCATGACCGGCGCGGTGTTCTGCATGGCGTTCTACAACGTGCTGTCGCGGCCGCTGATGAAGCGCTCCAGCGCGCTCGGCTTTCTCACGGTCGGTATGGGCGCGGGCGCCGTCGTGCTGGTGCCCGCTGGCCTGCTGAAAGGCAGCTTTGCGTCCCTCGAGCAATTTACGACAGGGCAGTGGATTGCCGGCATCTACCTCGGCGTCGGTGGTGGCGCGCTCGCCTTCATCCTCTGGGTCATGGCGCTGGCACGGGCCACGCCGACGCGGATCGCCAATACGATGACGGTCAATCCGATTGCCGCCGCGCTGCTGGCGGCGCTGCTGGTCAATGAGCCGATCACGCTGAATCTTCTGGCCGGGCTGGTCGCGGTGTTCGCCGGCGTCTGGATCGCGACCAGCGAGGCGAAGACGGCTTAG
- a CDS encoding N-acyl homoserine lactonase family protein, with the protein MPRITLAFAIAALVLSGPAAHAQSDKAGVEKLYVLNCGEGTAGDISRWTPGLNEGKTMDFVDTCYLVRHARGWFLWDTGIADSVAAMPNGLVPADPKAVTWRRPKTLQAQLEQLGLKPDDIKAMAVSHTHPDHTGNVELFPQSMLYVQKAEYDWPGANNAPRFKPSHPVELLSGDKDVFGDGSVTILSTPGHTPGHQSLLVKLPKTGAVVLSGDAVHFRDNWDNRRVPSMNVDKDQSTASMQKIADTIAKEKAQLWINHDKAQRDGQKLAPEFYD; encoded by the coding sequence ATGCCCAGGATCACGCTCGCATTCGCCATCGCAGCACTCGTTCTGTCCGGCCCTGCGGCGCATGCGCAATCGGACAAGGCTGGGGTCGAGAAGCTCTATGTGCTCAATTGCGGAGAGGGGACCGCAGGTGACATCTCGCGCTGGACGCCGGGCCTGAACGAAGGCAAGACGATGGACTTCGTCGACACCTGCTATCTCGTCAGGCACGCCAGGGGCTGGTTCCTGTGGGATACCGGCATCGCCGATTCCGTCGCCGCGATGCCGAACGGTCTCGTCCCCGCCGATCCCAAGGCCGTCACCTGGCGCCGGCCGAAGACGTTGCAGGCGCAGCTCGAGCAGCTCGGCCTCAAGCCCGACGACATCAAGGCGATGGCGGTCTCGCACACCCATCCCGACCATACCGGCAATGTGGAGCTGTTCCCGCAGTCGATGCTCTACGTGCAGAAGGCCGAATATGACTGGCCCGGCGCCAACAACGCGCCGCGCTTCAAGCCCTCCCATCCGGTCGAGCTGCTCAGTGGCGACAAGGATGTCTTCGGCGACGGCAGCGTGACGATCCTGTCGACGCCCGGACACACGCCCGGGCACCAGTCGCTCTTGGTGAAATTGCCGAAGACCGGCGCGGTGGTGCTGTCGGGCGATGCCGTGCACTTCAGGGATAATTGGGACAACCGCCGCGTGCCCAGCATGAACGTCGACAAGGACCAGAGCACGGCCTCGATGCAGAAGATCGCCGATACAATCGCCAAGGAAAAGGCGCAGCTCTGGATCAACCACGACAAGGCCCAGCGCGATGGCCAGAAGCTGGCGCCGGAGTTTTACGACTAG
- the dmeF gene encoding CDF family Co(II)/Ni(II) efflux transporter DmeF translates to MHSHSIEQWTHDHAFLGEKHDANERRTWFVVVLTLVMMVGEIVAGSLFGSMALLADGWHMGTHAAALGIAAFAYRFARRHLGNAHFTFGTGKFGDLAAFASAIILGLIAVEIAYESVLRLITPVPIVYGEAMAVAALGLCVNLASAWLLRDSHDHHHHGHEHGHAHDEHDDHDHDHHRGHRHHHHDNNLRAAYVHVMTDAATSVLAIAALAVAMNSGWVWADPAVGLIGSVVIASWAFGLVKSSGAVLLDVRADEKLERVIRSRMEVGEDRVTDLHLWQVGPGHCAVLLSVVSDKPKQPAVYKRRLAGLKGLSHVTVEVETCPH, encoded by the coding sequence ATGCATTCCCATTCCATCGAACAATGGACCCACGATCACGCTTTTCTGGGCGAGAAGCACGACGCGAACGAGCGGCGCACCTGGTTCGTGGTGGTGCTGACGCTGGTCATGATGGTCGGCGAGATCGTCGCCGGCTCGCTGTTCGGTTCGATGGCGCTGCTCGCCGACGGCTGGCACATGGGCACCCATGCGGCCGCGCTCGGCATCGCGGCGTTCGCCTACCGCTTCGCGCGCCGGCATCTGGGCAATGCGCATTTCACCTTCGGCACCGGCAAGTTCGGCGATCTCGCCGCTTTCGCCAGCGCGATCATCCTTGGACTGATCGCGGTCGAGATCGCCTATGAGAGCGTGCTGCGGCTGATCACGCCGGTGCCGATCGTCTATGGCGAGGCGATGGCGGTGGCAGCGCTTGGCCTCTGCGTCAACCTCGCCAGCGCCTGGCTGCTGCGCGACAGCCACGATCATCACCATCATGGTCACGAGCACGGCCACGCGCACGATGAGCATGACGATCATGACCACGATCACCACCGTGGCCATCGCCACCATCATCACGACAACAATCTTCGCGCGGCCTATGTTCATGTCATGACCGATGCTGCGACCTCGGTGCTGGCGATCGCCGCGCTTGCCGTCGCCATGAATTCGGGATGGGTCTGGGCCGATCCCGCGGTCGGGCTGATCGGCAGCGTCGTCATCGCGAGCTGGGCGTTCGGCCTCGTCAAGTCGTCCGGTGCGGTGCTGCTTGACGTGCGGGCCGACGAGAAGCTGGAGCGGGTGATCCGCTCGCGCATGGAGGTCGGCGAGGACCGCGTCACCGATCTGCATCTGTGGCAGGTCGGCCCCGGCCATTGTGCCGTGCTGCTCTCGGTGGTCTCGGACAAGCCGAAGCAGCCGGCCGTCTACAAGCGGCGGCTCGCCGGATTGAAGGGCCTCAGCCACGTCACCGTCGAGGTCGAGACCTGCCCGCATTAA